The Vigna radiata var. radiata cultivar VC1973A unplaced genomic scaffold, Vradiata_ver6 scaffold_122, whole genome shotgun sequence genome window below encodes:
- the LOC106753014 gene encoding 4-hydroxy-tetrahydrodipicolinate synthase, chloroplastic, which translates to MATLKTLCFRANTFPDCPSNVTNNKNTRSSNWKPPQAAVKPSLHLPMRSFELKNRTSPEDIKCLRLITAIKTPYLPDGRFDLEAYDDLVNMQIGEGVEGVIVGGTTGEGQLMSWEEHIMLIAHTVNCFGGKVKVIGNTGSNSTREAIHATEQGFAVGMHAALHINPYYGKTSLDGMVAHFQSVLPMGPTIIYNVPSRTGQDIPPHVIQTLAESSNLAGVKECVGNDRIKQYTDNDIVVWSGNDDQCHDARWDYGATGVISVTSNLVPGLMRELMYVSNPRLNSKLLPLIDWLFHMPNPIGLNTALAQLGVVRPVFRLPFVPLPVEKRIEFANIVKAIGREHFVGNKDVEVLDDEDFFLVSRY; encoded by the exons ATGGCTACACTCAAAACCCTTTGCTTCAGAGCTAACACCTTCCCCGATTGCCCCTCCAATGTCACCAATAATAAAAACACCAG GAGCTCAAACTGGAAGCCTCCACAAGCAGCTGTGAAACCTAGTTTGCACCTCCCAATGCGCAGCTTTGAGTTGAAGAATAG GACTTCCCCAGAGGACATAAAGTGTCTGAGGTTGATAACTGCCATCAAAACTCCATACCTACCTGATGGGCGATTTGATCTTGAAGCGTACGATGACTTGGTGAATATGCAGATTGGAGAAGGGGTCGAAGGTGTTATTGTTGGTGGGACAACTGGTGAAGGACAATTAATGAGCTGGGAGGAGCACATAATGCTCATTGCTCATACAGTTAACTGTTTTGGTGGGAAAGTTAAGGTTATTGGAAATACTGGGAGCAACTCCACCAGGGAAGCAATTCATGCCACTGAGCAGGGTTTTGCTGTTGGAATGCATGCTGCCCTTCACATAAACCCCTACTACGGAAAAACCTCCTTGGATGGCATGGTTGCTCACTTTCAAAGTGTGCTTCCGATGGGACCCACAATTATCTATAATGTGCCTTCACGGACTGGTCAAGACATTCCTCCACATGTAATTCAAACCTTAGCTGAAAGTTCTAACTTAGCTGGTGTCAAGGAGTGTGTTGGAAATGATCGGATCAAGCAGTATACAGACAATGACATTGTTGTGTGGAGTGGGAATGATGATCAATGCCATGATGCTAGATGGGATTATGGGGCTACTGGAGTGATATCTGTTACAAGCAACCTGGTTCCTGGTCTAATGCGGGAACTGATGTATGTTTCAAATCCTAGGCTAAATTCTAAGCTCTTACCTCTGATTGACTGGCTTTTCCACATGCCAAACCCCATTGGGTTGAACACTGCTCTTGCTCAACTTGGGGTTGTCAGGCCCGTTTTTAGGCTACCATTTGTACCTCTCCCTGTGGAGAAAAGGATAGAATTTGCCAATATAGTGAAGGCAATTGGCCGAGAGCATTTTGTTGGAAATAAAGATGTTGAGGTTCTTGATGACGAAGACTTTTTCTTGGTCAGTCGTTATTAA
- the LOC106753015 gene encoding protein LITTLE ZIPPER 2: MCSFSSKQTLCGPLLLALPRPWPSKRHKRHLRLGLLQRRRAHLKEARQRKRMVVVKAEIQMKNLKLYMENQTIIEENEKLRKQAMLLHKENQALLSQLQKKLSEQTNNTNNN, from the exons ATGTGCTCTTTCTCTTCAAAACAGACCCTTTGTGGCCCTCTCCTTTTAGCACTTCCTCGTCCATGGCCATCTAAGAGACACAAGAGGCACCTTCGCTTGGGCCTGCTCCAAAG AAGGAGGGCACACTTGAAAGAAGCGAGACAGAGGAAAAGGATGGTTGTGGTGAAAGCTGAAATTCAGATGAAAAACTTGAAATTGTACATGGAGAATCAAACAATCATAGAGGAGAATGAGAAGTTGAGGAAGCAAGCCATGCTTCTGCACAAAGAGAATCAGGCCTTATTGTCACAGCTCCAAAAGAAGCTTTCAGAACAGACCAACAATACCAACAATAACTAG